The Chrysoperla carnea chromosome X, inChrCarn1.1, whole genome shotgun sequence genome includes a region encoding these proteins:
- the LOC123302403 gene encoding uncharacterized protein LOC123302403 translates to MAFKQVCTSLLVTVACCTVLSVATPLSYLRDNDQNGSPFGNQNQGFVYLRDNGVNQLSSVIPLQSGPVNYVNNLVGDSQIQTIASYPNTISSVGIVGYNGLGPNIINNVNSLNGLPTVQYQTVAQTVPIVNQIVSYPGVQPVAQYAVQQPSVIGASAGYPNNNQQVTNNQVAPVEVNISGNPGYSC, encoded by the exons atggcattcaaacaagtttgtaCTTCATTGTTGGTAACAGTAGCTTGTTGCACTGTTTTATCAGTGGCAACACCACTCAGTTACTTAAGAGATAATGACCAAAATGGTTCCCCATTCGGAAATCAAAATCAAGGTTTTGTCTACTTAAGAGATAATGGCGTTAATCAATTATCATCCGTTATTCCATTACag TCTGGACCAGTAAACTATGTCAACAATCTTGTTGGAGATTCCCAAATCCAAACTATCGCTTCATACCCAAATACAATTAGCAGCGTTGGAATCGTTGGATATAATGGATTAGGTCCCAATATCATAAACAATGTAAACAGCCTAAACGGTTTACCAACTGTTCAATACCAAACCGTTGCAcag aCTGTACCAATCGTCAACCAAATTGTGAGCTACCCAGGTGTTCAACCAGTTGCTCAATATGCTGTTCAACAACCATCAGTTATTGGAGCATCTGCAGGATACCCAAATAATAACCAACAAGTTACCAACAACCAAGTTGCTCCAGTGGAAGTCAACATTAGTGGCAATCCAGGCTATAGCTGTTAA